A genome region from Macrobrachium rosenbergii isolate ZJJX-2024 chromosome 42, ASM4041242v1, whole genome shotgun sequence includes the following:
- the LOC136828184 gene encoding uncharacterized protein produces MIILRAFCWTLLLVMVASSEEPNAESTDVIPDTTVEVVESPDIPQEQPIAQERSNAAHLNNDGIPEDQLALESVDRDSGGLSTGYGPPPPPPPHPKAIPVPFPVPVQPGSIVIPVHPQPALPGPGYKPPPPKKGVGFRPPPPPVGGYGPPIQAKQPPAPVFKRPPTPPKNYGPPPSYPPPPPPPPPTPPKLSYSAPPPGPSYSAPPPPPLPSPSYSAPPPSPSYSAPPPGPVFSAPPPSPVFSAPPPSPSYKAPPPGPTYSAPPPPVPVPSVPGPVPGTGYGAPKPIDVYSSPAETAPIVAVPPVHAKAPILPPGPLPLQTDHVAVHGTVSYEGRQPIPAPAPILNNPAPLLPQPTYVPPAPAPVPAPVQPKPQIVAVPPIAPVPHPIPDADVSGSANSYAPPESLAPADPWPNAVPVMPKITALDVKCEKNLMKVNIAFDKPFYGIVFSKGHYSNVDCVHLPAGLGRTQSTFDISINACGTTGNTENGLYGYGSQSGSGTYFENTIVIQYDPQVQEVWDQARKLRCTWHDQYEKSVTFRPFPVDMLDVVRADFAGDNVGCWMQIQVGKGPWASEVSGLVKIGQTMTMVLAIKDDDNKFDMLIRNCMAHDGKKAPIQLVDQRGCVTRPKLMSKFTKIKNFGASASVLSYAHFQAFKFPDSMEVHFQCTIQICRYQCPAQCSDETIGGGYEAPVSLGRAKREAEDKEEGKQKDIGVNRVIQVVSARDLTFVLEKKGGETDTEELREASTATLVAPLVEDQSGLICMSTPGFAATLVVLLAILIVSCLLSAFLCLRFRSHGDTRSIISSYDNPAFLHKKTHF; encoded by the coding sequence GTGGCGAGCAGCGAGGAGCCCAACGCAGAGAGCACAGATGTCATTCCCGACACTACCGTCGAAGTGGTGGAGTCTCCAGACATACCCCAGGAACAACCCATCGCTCAGGAGAGATCCAACGCCGCTCACCTCAACAACGACGGGATTCCAGAGGACCAGCTCGCCTTAGAATCAGTGGACAGAGACTCTGGGGGCCTTTCTACAGGTTATGGCCCTccgccgccaccaccaccacacccGAAAGCCATCCCGGTGCCTTTCCCAGTTCCAGTTCAACCCGGCTCTATCGTGATACCCGTGCACCCACAGCCAGCTCTCCCCGGTCCTGGCTACAAGCCTCCCCCACCTAAAAAGGGCGTTGGTTTCCGCCCACCCCCTCCTCCCGTAGGAGGTTATGGTCCTCCCATACAGGCTAAACAGCCTCCTGCCCCAGTTTTCAAGAGGCCTCCTACTCCACCAAAGAACTATGGACCTCCTCCGAGttatccacctcctcctcctccaccaccacccacACCTCCCAAACTCTCCTACTCTGCCCCTCCTCCTGGACCTTCTtattctgctcctcctcctcctcctcttccaagtCCCTCTTATTCAGCTCCTCCACCAAGTCCCTCTTATTCAGCTCCTCCTCCGGGCCCCGTTTTCTCAGCTCCTCCTCCAAGCCCCGTTTTCTCAGCTCCTCCTCCAAGCCCTTCGTACAAAGCTCCTCCTCCTGGTCCTACTTACTCAGCTCCTCCTCCACCAGTCCCTGTTCCCTCTGTTCCAGGACCAGTACCTGGCACAGGCTACGGTGCACCAAAACCCATAGACGTTTACTCTAGTCCTGCTGAAACTGCTCCCATTGTCGCTGTTCCTCCAGTCCACGCTAAAGCCCCTATTTTACCACCTGGACCTCTTCCCTTGCAAACTGATCACGTTGCAGTTCACGGAACTGTGAGCTACGAAGGCAGGCAGCCAATTCCTGCCCCAGCTCCCATTCTGAATAATCCTGCACCTCTCCTGCCACAGCCCACTTATGTTCCCCCTGCTCCAGCTCCTGTCCCTGCTCCAGTCCAACCCAAACCACAAATAGTGGCTGTTCCACCCATAGCTCCAGTGCCTCATCCTATCCCTGATGCTGATGTGTCTGGCTCTGCCAATTCTTATGCCCCTCCAGAGTCACTTGCGCCAGCTGACCCATGGCCAAATGCAGTCCCAGTAATGCCAAAGATAACAGCACTCGACGTCAAATGCGAAAAGAACCTCATGAAAGTTAACATTGCGTTTGACAAACCGTTCTATGGTATAGTCTTCAGTAAGGGGCATTACAGTAATGTTGATTGCGTACACCTTCCAGCAGGCTTAGGTCGCACTCAGTCTACATTTGACATCTCAATTAATGCCTGTGGGACAACAGGAAACACCGAAAATGGTCTCTACGGTTACGGAAGCCAAAGCGGGTCAGGCACTTACTTCGAAAACACGATTGTGATCCAGTACGATCCTCAAGTACAAGAAGTCTGGGACCAAGCTCGCAAGCTTCGATGCACATGGCACGATCAGTACGAAAAGTCTGTAACATTCCGACCTTTCCCTGTAGACATGCTAGATGTGGTGAGAGCTGATTTTGCTGGTGATAATGTAGGATGCTGGATGCAAATACAAGTAGGCAAAGGCCCATGGGCTTCAGAGGTTTCTGGTCTGGTTAAAATTGGTCAGACGATGACGATGGTTCTGGCcattaaagatgatgataacaAGTTTGACATGTTGATTCGAAACTGCATGGCTCATGATGGCAAGAAAGCACCGATTCAGCTGGTTGATCAGCGAGGATGCGTAACAAGGCCCAAGCTCATGTCGAAATTCACAAAGATTAAGAACTTTGGAGCGTCAGCTTCCGTCCTGTCGTACGCACACTTCCAGGCATTCAAGTTCCCAGATTCTATGGAGGTTCACTTCCAGTGCACCATTCAGATTTGCAGATATCAGTGCCCAGCTCAGTGTAGTGACGAGACTATTGGAGGTGGCTATGAAGCTCCAGTATCGCTTGGCCGAGCCAAACGTGAGGCAGAAGACAAGGAGGAAGGTAAGCAGAAAGACATTGGGGTGAATCGCGTCATCCAGGTAGTGTCTGCCCGCGACCTGACCTTTGTTTTagagaagaagggaggagaaactgataccgaggaactgagagaagccAGCACTGCAACTCTCGTCGCCCCCCTGGTTGAAGACCAGAGTGGCCTCATCTGCATGTCGACGCCTGGTTTTGCTGCCACTCTCGTTGTGCTCCTAGCAATACTCATCGTTTCTTGCCTTCTCTCAGCTTTCTTGTGCCTGCGGTTTAGAAGTCACGGCGATACGCGTTCAATCATTTCGTCTTATGACAATCCAGCGTTTCTTCATAAGAAGACGCACTTCTAA